One Gossypium hirsutum isolate 1008001.06 chromosome A11, Gossypium_hirsutum_v2.1, whole genome shotgun sequence genomic window carries:
- the LOC107904181 gene encoding serine/threonine-protein phosphatase PP1 has product MMTMEGMMDQAVLDDIIRRLLEGKGGKQVQLSEGEIRQLCINARQIFISEPNLLQIKAPIRICGDIHGQYQDLLRVFEYGGYPPDANYLFLGDYVDRGKQSLETICLLLAYKIRYPDRIFLLRGNHEDAKVNRIYGFYDECKRRFNVSLWKLFTNCFNNLPVAALIDEKVLCMHGGLSPDLENVNQIKEIERPTEVPDGGLLCDLLWSDPNPNVEGWADSDRGISCTFGADVVAKFLEKNDLDLICRGHQVVEDGYEFFANRKLVTIFSAPNYGGDFDNAGALLSIDEALVCSFEILKPAAISGNKVPLKKPQKIGTT; this is encoded by the exons ATGATGACCATGGAGGGAATGATGGATCAAGCAGTGTTGGATGATATAATACGAAGGTTATTGGAAGGGAAAGGAGGCAAACAGGTCCAACTTTCTGAAGGAGAGATCCGTCAACTTTGTATTAATGCTCGTCAAATCTTCATTTCTGAGCCTAATCTGCTTCAGATTAAAGCTCCCATTAGAATCTGTG GTGATATACATGGACAATACCAAGATCTGTTGAGGGTATTCGAATACGGTGGGTATCCTCCGGATGCAAACTATTTGTTCCTTGGGGACTATGTGGATCGAGGCAAGCAAAGTTTGGAGACAATATGTTTGCTTTTAGCCTATAAAATAAGATACCCCGACAGGATTTTTCTCTTGAGAGGGAACCATGAAGATGCAAAGGTGAATCGGATTTATGGGTTTTATGATGAGTGTAAAAGGAGATTTAACGTTAGTCTTTGGAAACTTTTTACCAACTGCTTTAACAATTTGCCTGTGGCTGCACTCATTGATGAGAAGGTACTTTGTATGCATGGAGGGTTGTCTCCTGATTTGGAAAATGTGAAtcagatcaaggaaatcgagaggCCGACCGAAGTGCCCGACGGTGGACTTCTCTGTGATCTTCTTTGGTCCGATCCTAATCCCAACGTCGAGGGTTGGGCGGACAGTGATCGAGGCATTTCATGTACCTTTGGAGCCGATGTTGTTGCCAAGTTTTTGGAGAAGAATGACCTTGATCTCATTTGCCGAGGTCATCAA GTTGTGGAGGATGGGTATGAGTTTTTTGCTAATAGGAAATTAGTAACAATATTTTCGGCCCCAAACTATGGTGGAGACTTTGACAATGCTGGCGCTCTATTGAGTATTGACGAAGCTCTTGTTTGCTCCTTTGAGATATTGAAACCAGCAGCAATAAGCGGAAATAAGGTTCCTCTAAAGAAG CCACAGAAGATCGGCACGACCTGA